The sequence aggttgttttccatgtcttttgttcttcgtgaacaagagtgagataaaagtctttgtattggggatcacaaactcgatttggatttaatcttcatgattgattatacaacttgtaatctaggtttctcacctcttgtatattctaaggttttctcttctgatataaaaccattcaagagttgctCATCATAATCCCtaagttttgatagatttcagtttccgatcgtataatAACACTtcttagtcgaaatcggaagctagaaagaaaacttcgataaggtatctcgtaaaaatccttaagaagttttaaagagtataataaaccctaatctacaagtttgatttgatattacttttacctagtaattgttttctcaaaacaaacacaagatttccaaaaccttgattaacatctaaagggaaatcaaaccggtgttttgtgaaaacaaaatatCAAAAAGTATAtacgtgttgttgtatcttctaaagagagccttgggttctgctagaaggttTACGAAAAGAATTCCTTAAAATAATCGGTGTTCTGCTACGAGTTTTATAAGTGCTTGCATACAGCTGAAGTAGATATTGCagctagtccgaataggtagtaggaaattggtgtaacaacttataatcagtgtgtgtttattctggactaggtcccggggtttttctgcatttgcagtttcctcgttaacaaaatttctggtaactgtgttatttcttttccgcattatatttgtttatataatagaaatatcacagattgtgcattaagatcaatcagttattCTTGTATTCGGCCATTGAGTTGTTGagcgaattgattgacacttgaacattggtctttggtatcattcaagttatttttcttattcaatcgggctcgcaaattcatgtttgtttgactgcggattgaattgagaaaatgagatataaactctttgatatacttttcttaagattcagtctaactttctagttgattttcttgaaagtatattggagtttgtccatatagattactaaactaaatattgggtgtagttgttagacccccactttttcagagagCTTGCTGCAGATTAAGACAAAAATGGAGTGGACTTCTAATTCAAAAAGTACATTTTTCGTTTGTTGTTGCTATGCTTGTTTTATCCATGATCAGGGACAATTTATACCTCCAAAATTTTCTTATGATTACATTTGGAATACGACAATTCCTCCTAAAATTAGCTCTTTGGTATAAGCTGATAACGGCGAGGAGTCAGTAGAGCATctgtttctccattgtttttttGTTGGGCAGATTTGAGAACACTTTTTACATCAGTTGGGTATTGGTTCGGTTCATCCGACAATAGTTATTAATTCCTATGAAAGCTGAAATTGAAGATTTCTACtaaactttttatttttcttgagaaattgTGTGCCATTTGTGATATGGCGATAGGTGTGCTTCGAAATGGATGACATTTTAATAACGAAGAAACAAGGAAGAACAActttaatttttcttattctaaatATCAAGTTGTTGCTTTTTGGTTGGTGAGTTATTCGTTTAAGCACATCAAATtaatttgatgattttgtttACGATCTGGTGAATTTGTTTAGAGAATTGTCTGGTGTAAACTCTTTTATCGCCTGTAtgtagagctgtcaatttataacccggcttgcgggttAACCCTAACCCGGGTTGTTTCAACCCGgctcggcttggcttgttgtctaaacgggccgggttagggttggcatatacaaccctactagaaacacaagccgggctagggccaatccgcgggttacccgtcaacccgtcaaaattaataaatatatccctcaatcccaccaactctttaaaatccatgatttgcaaacatatattagaattagttaattttaaatcaataaataaagctaattttggatctacccaaacaaatataacaatttttagattttaaataatcaatcaataaattaaattacaacttagattcatcaatcacatatttattcaggaaatcctaaattgataaaaagactagcataatttaaacagtgagttagtcttactcacattaatttaaacttataaaatgataaaaaaaaaagtaaaatgcttagttgatgttagggttctctgcctaagaaaactaaagcgccgtaaccgtctatatcgttgattaagtggcaataaaaacgtccactttacaactcagtggtggggcttctagttaaacaccaaattgacctaggttcgacctttactaaatgaataatcctaaacaatcctaaaatttaaatttaatttttaaattgataacattaacaagccaacccgccaacccgtcaggATTGACCCGTCTAGGACTAGGAttggggttttgagcttgttcgtgaatagtactaggACTAGAAttgaccctaaccctagtacgggttggcaagctagggacgagttgaccctagcttggcccgtttgacagctctaccTGTTTGTTTTCGTGTATCCCTCGAGGACGCTATCTTGACActctttgtttgtttttaatACTAATCTTTgccttttttttaaaagaaaaaaaatatacaaataaGCTGAAAACTAGGGTGGGCGAGTCAACTGAGATTATAATTGACGATTCAAGTCGGTCCACACCGATTCCTCAATACCGGAGGATAATACCAAAAAACCTTCTGAGCCAAAGTTTGCGGATTTAGGGTTTTTAAGTCATTACACAAATTGGACAAACAAAAAGGGTATTAATACCTTGACCTAATTACCCTTTTTTCTGAATAGTGTTGCGGCTGATGCCTTCTCGATTTCTCTGTAGATCCACAATCTCGTCATCTACCCCTCTCTCCCTTCATCTTTTGCCCCTGCAACCCTTCAACAATTTCTGGCCCCTCCTTCGTTTCTTTTTATCATCCCCTGTTTTCCTCAACAAATTCTCCCTTCCCCGCCGTCTCTTTCTTTTCAAAAttccccctttcttcttctttattgaaacCCTAGATTTGGGTTTTGAGTTTGCAGTTACTACATCTATCAATTGAGGTATGTTTTCTTCGATTAGAGTTGCCTTAATTTTGCTTCTCTGTAAATTTTTTGCTTATCATGTTAAATTTTGAGTTAAATTTTTAGAAGATAATTAATTTGTGTCTGAtgagatttttttgtttttgttgttgatgaattaAGTGGGAAAAAATTGATTGTGATTATGCAGCGAATGATGGAGAACAGAGATTTAAATCTTGAATATAGTCACCAACAGTTGGGTTTTGATTTAGGACATAGTAATGATTTTGATTTAGGTAATACGGTCGTCCATGAACTACAAAGCTTTAGTTTACAGCAAAATCATCACGACGTGAACAACAACAGAAACAACCAGATTGTATTAGATTTGGGGCAGAACCTGTACCCTGAACATTGCGGGAGTGTGGATGATGAGCAGGATCATAGCTTGGGTTGGGGAGATGATAATGAATTAGGAATTGTTGTTGTTTCAGATAATGGGAATGATTTTCAGCAGAATTCAGAATTAGTTGTGTATGAGAACCAGGAGATGGGTCTTGAAGCAGCTGCTACTAATGATGATATGGTTCAGCAGCATCAATTGTTACTGACTAGTCCTGTTGTTCAGTCGCGCGAGCTTGCACCGAATCCTAACTATGAATTGGCTCTTGGACATGAGTTCTCGGATGTTAAGAGTTGTAGAAGAGCTGTAAGGGATGCAGCAATTGCTCTTCATTTTGAGATACAGACTGTCAAGTCTGATAAGACTCGGTTCACAGCCAAGTGTGCTAGTGAAGGATGTCCATGGAGGGTTCATGCTGCAAAGCTTCCTGGCGTTCCTACATTCACCATTAGGACCATTAATGAAGGACATACATGTGGAGGTATCACACATCTTGGTCATCACCAAGCTTCGGTTCAATGGATTGCAAACACTGTTGAACAGCGCCTTAGGGAGAATCCGGAATGCAAGCCAAAGGATATACTCGAAGAGATCCATAGAGCTCATGGGATCACATTATCGTATAAGCAAGCATGGAGAGGAAAAGAGCGGGTTATGGCTGCTGTTCGTGGCTCGTTTGGAGAAGAGTATCGTCTCCTTCCCAAGTACTGTGaccaaatcaaacaaacaaatccaGGGAGCATTGCATCAGTTTACGGGAATCCACTGGATAGCTGCTTCCAGCGTCTCTTTGTTTCATTTCAAGCATCAATCTTCGGTTTTGTGAACTCTTGTCGGCCATTACTTGGTCTTGATAGAACACTTTTGAAAAGCAAGTACCTTGGGACCTTACTGTTCGCCACTGGTTTCGATGGTGATGGTGCTTTGTTTCCTTTGGCTTTTGGAGTAGTTGATGAGGAAAGTGATGATAACTGGATGTGGTTCTTATCCGAGCTTCACAACCTGCTAGAGGCTAATACGGAGAACATGCCAATGCTCACCTTCTTATCTGACAGGCACAAGGGTATCGTAGATGGGGTTGAAGCAAATTTTCCAACTGCTTTTCATGGATTTTGCATGCGTTATCTTAGTGATTGCTTTCGAAAGGAATTCAATAATACAATACTGGTTAATCTTCTATGGGAAGCTTCTTGGGCTCTTACTGTGTTTGAGTTTGATGCCAAAATAATGGAGATTGAAAAAATTGCACAAGATGCTGCTCGCTGGATTCGAGAAATACCACCACGTCTTTGGGCTACAGCTCATTTTCAAGGATCACGTTCCGCGCAATTGACGGCAAACATAGTTGAATCCTTGAACTCTTGGATAACTGAAGCGTCTGGACTTCCTGTAATTCAGATGATGGAATGCATCCGTAGGAAGCTTATGACTTGGTTTAATGAACGCCGTGAAACAAGTATGCAATGGACTACAATACTTGTGCCATCTTCTGAGAGAAGGGTTGCTGAGGCTCTAGAGCGGGCTTGCAGTTATCAAGCGCTCCGTGCTAACGAAGCTGAATTTCAAGTGATTTCCCATGAAGGAACAAATATTGTGAATATTCGAAGCCGTTGTTGTTCTTGTAATGGATGGCAACATTATGGGCTTCCATGTGCCCATGCTGTTGCAGCGCTTCTCTCTTGTGGGCAGAATGTCCATCGATTCACTGAAAGTTGTTTCACTGTTACAACTTACCGGAAAGCATACTCGCAGACTCTGCATCCTGTTCCTGACAAGACCCTTTGGAAAGAATCATCTGAGAATGGAGATCCAGCTGCTGAAGTACTGATCAAACCACCTAAGTCACTTAGACCACCTGGTCGTCCAAGGAAGAAGCGTGCTCTTACAGAAGATCATGGTCGTGTGAAGAGAGTTGTCCGTTGCAGTCGGTGCAACCAAACAGGTCATTTTAGATCAACATGTGCAGCACCCATGTAAGGCTTCCATTTTCTAGTGCTTTTGTGCAGATATAGGTAAATTTATTCCATGTCATTAGGATTATTGTTAAGTTCATTGGCTGCATTAAACAAATCTCATCATAGTTAAATATGTCATTTTATTTCATCCTTTACTTACTCCCGATCGCTAATATATTACAGTTTAGTGAAGCATCCGGGAAATATAATCCTGGAGCATTTTACTATAAGTTTGGCTCCACTGGTTAAAGAGTTTATTTTCTGCTTCAGTTCTGggttttcttccttttttattttgtttaaactGCTAAGCTGTTTAAGGTGGTCTCCTCTGAGGTCGGTATTTTCTATCCCTTGTTTGGGTATgcggtttttctttcttttttttgaagcatatagcGTACTTGGTAGTTGGTACATCACCCATTTCCTTTTGTACCACACTTCAGATTATAACCTCAGATTCATTCTTAAATAGTTAACAAATTAAACCCCGTGCATAGCTGCCTGCACCAGAGACACAAATTAACATTTGGCCATTGCCTAAATTTAAATCGAAGTGGAAGGTTGCATGTTTGGTTCTTGCTAATGTTAATGTCTTGTATGTAAGCTAGCGTGGACTCCCTAGTTGCACTTAGGTCCATTTCTTTGTAAGAACTCATATGAAAACTAACTAACCTTCTAATCACTTAATTCTGCAACTACTACCGCAACCAAATCTATTATATTTTCGTTATCACCAAGCTTTAGAGTTGGTGAAGTAGGTCTTGCTCGTTTGTGTATTAGATGGGGCTCCTATTCAATGTCTGTTGGAGCTTGTTGAATGTGAACTTGTTCCGGCAGTGTCTTAGCTTCTTAGATTGTATCTTTTCTGCCTCCTCGACACTTGGTTATCTATTTTAATCTTCCTTTCGAAGACCAAAGTTATCAAGCTTTTTCAATGGCAGGGGTTGTGTCACATAtggaatattgattgttgacCGTAAGACTCGTGGTTTCAACGGGGAACCCTTTGGCAATATCCCATGGCCATGGACATCTGAAGCTATGATGTGACTCAGACTTATGTAAAAAGTTCAATGAAATATTTTTATAGGTTACATATAAAGTTTGTACCAAAAACGAGAAATCTTGAACTTCATTAGGTAGTTATTGGTTGTCAATAGGTGTTTTGTGCTAATTTAGTCTGTCAATCTGATGCGAGATCAGATTTGTGTTTGTTTTGGCAAGAGAATCATCTTAAGGAAGGTTAGAAGTAGCAATACCTTCAAGATTAGTCTGTCAAATGTACTTGGAGAAGCTGCCTTAATTTATTGCCATGTTCTTCCCATTGTTTTAAAGCTTCTTAGTTAATGTATGGGGCAGTTATACATGAGCAGTATAGTATTCGGCTTCAAGTTTTGCTGAGCTACTAAATTTAGAACCAGCACTTCAGATTAGGTATGCTGTCGGATCAAATTTGTAGCTTGATCACCTTGGAGAAGTTCTTTAAAGGTCCATGTCATTTGGTCCATTCCAAATACAGAAAAGAATCATGAATGCAAATAGGAGTATAAGAGATAGGAAAAGTTGGGACAACTACAACGTTCATCGTCTACTAGACTCCAATTCAATTGTACGCAGAAAATCTCTAAATCTTCGGGAGTCATGCATATACAATGATACAATTCAATCATGGCTAACTCATTTGTTTatcattcattttctttttatgaataacatctatatatatatatacatataatcTCAAACTGAAAGATTTGCCACATTGGTGTCCAAATTCAACGGGTAAACAAGGAAAAATGAGAACACGGAGCTTGTGATCAAAGTGCAATGTGATGTTGGAGTAAATTGATAAATACAAATTTTGataacacaaaattgattaaaaagaccaaaatcaacatttCCTGGATGataaggacatttagattttgatattatttaaacggacaaaaatgtaaaaatagccaggatgtaaacagtttcatcctacccatttttaaatactttttcttatttttaatttacatcaggatgcatccaatttcatccttgctatttttcaagtttaagtcaggatgaatccaatttcatccttgctattttttttggtgtccgtttcacccataataatttttactcctccatttgaaccatgttttaaaaatatttggtcaaatgacccattttcagtTTTGATAACAAGTTGAGAGTTTGtgtcaaaatatatatttttaaataactAATCTCCTGTAGCCTCGAACATTTCATGGgattttttttatgaattaaACTTTGCTCCTTTTACTTATTCACTTTGAAAGtgttttcttattctttgccatACTTTATATGTCAAATAATATTTCACGTCAGATTGTGTGTGTCTCTTTTCAAACTCATATCTTGTGTGATCTTTTATGTTATTTTCAACAAATGTACTTAAGTGattattttttccaaaaccaaTGCGCAAGTCACCAACACTTGATAAATGTGTTAAGACTCGTGTTCTATGTGTGCTAAATGCGAGGCTAAGGCGTAGTCTCGCCTAGGGCGTTTTATTAGCTAGGCTCTCATTGGACGACTAAGCGCTAGCCGTTTAAAACATAGATATATGATAATACCCAATATCAGTTTTGTGATTATGATTTTACAAGATTTTGcatgttttttctcttttttttttttatcacgaAAGGATGCCTTAAAATTGATATTGATGTGCGAGAAGACACAAAACTTACAACCACCAAGGAAAGATACTGTTAACGCCACCTACAAAATGCCTTAGGGAGCCTTAACAAATAATAAAAACCAAGGCACATCAGAAAGCCAGTAAAACATGTCGGCCCGGCACAGTCTATCCCACAAAATCACGGGCTTAGCATGTTGCATGTCGTGCTGGACTGTGCCAGAAACTCGGACGTGTTGTGCTATGCCGTGCAATCGACGTGTTATGCTATGTTGTGCCATAAAAATAATTATGTTGTGTCGTAATGTGCTGTGTTAGCCCACTTATTTTATGTTTACCAAAATAACTATTTTTCTAATATTTtagttagtatatatatatatatatactaggataTGACGGCACAGGATTTAATTTGTTCTCGGTGTTGCCGAACGATTGTTTCTTAGCGTATTTCGACATATGTCCTGTTAAATCTACCTCCAGTGTTATTACATTGTGTCATTTTTTCCTAGATGAAGCAtacttaattaaatttgttttcaaTGCATATTTTTAAACTAATAATTAACCAAAAATATGTAAAGCTCTAATAGATGGTGGAATTGTAGAATTTTACGTAAATATTTGTAAAATATGGAAACATTAAAATTGAAGGAAAACAATTTTTACATGACTACTACCCCATATTATTCCAATACCGTTACAAAGTTCTTTGAAATTTTGGAACAGAAGTTCTAAAATTGTATACATGGAGAAAAGAATATAAGAGGTGATGCATATGCTTGTGTTCATGTTCCCAAAATCCAACATGTCGCGGTTCCATACACGCTTTTTCAATTTTGCCTATGCATACAAAAATATAGGATTAACATCCAACTTACTTCAGAAATAAAAGAGAATACATGTACACACACCATTTTGTACATAACCTTGAAAGGAACATTAATGCTTGATGACTACATGAGGCCAAATTTAACCTATGTCTAACCAACTATTTAAGATAACTCATTCCATACCTAGAATGATTGCCGATATCTGTTATTTAGGGGGTTTGCGCAAGGTCAGATTCGTTTGCCAGATATATATAAGGTCGGGGTGAAAGGTTTGTTCGCGTTTCTGTACTGTTGGTCTCACTACAAGCTACTTTTGGACCCTTAATACCAATATTTGAGCTTGGATGAAGTATAAAAGTTCAGTATTTTTTTCCAGGGACCTACTATATGTTCAGTTCGTACAATTCTCAATAAGTTTTAAACTTTGTTTTTTATAACACCACAAAGGTTGCAAAAAATGTAAATTATCAGTTATGTGAATGCTTTGACAAAAGGTCTACAGATGTTGACAGGAACAAGGAGGTTGTAGAATTGTAAGTTTTCTCATATCATTTGGCTCTTTTAGGTGTTTGTATATTGTCTGTCTGAGTTTATACAAGTTGTAGTATAAAAGTTTATCACTACTCTGATTCAATCTTTGGTGCTTAGAAATAGTACTCTGATTTGTAACAATTCTAAATCCGCCaatttttttattctttgcaTTTCAAATGGGAAATTTTCGGTGATTCCATTGATGATGAAAATCTATCGATCAGATGTCCTATCATGGTTTCTTCTGAAGGTGTTGACTTGGTTCCTTCTCTTTCTTattaattttctttggtctgtaTTCTATGTAAATATTAACCTTCGTTTCCTTCGTGGTTGAGAAACTCAGGTGATGAGGTTGTTTGGATATTGAGAGAATCACAGAAAcaactggtggtggtggagaactGGTGGTGTTGAATAGTGGTGATACGAAAACGTATATCTTTACTCTAAATATTACTTTTATGTAAAATCACTAAAATCACTTTCTGTCGCAGTTTCGCCCTATACTACCTCTCGCTGTAACATAATTAAGATTTCTCAAGAGTTATAGCAAGAGGAGGTGGAAAACTcacaaacattcaaagataaataaaaaggTGAGTTTACTTTTGTTAGTTTATGATGCCAAAAGCTAAGGCTGATAAGATCATTTTTTTCTTAGTATTAAAGAGTTTAAGTAACTTCTTCTTACCAGATCATATGTAAAAATGTAGAGTTTTTATGTAAACTAAGAACACAAGCTACTTCAGCAGCTCACAACAACGAACCTACACAAAGGTACATATGGAACAATTTTTCCCTTAATTATCGGAAAAGGAGAAAAAGTTTGTGGATGATATTTTGTTGAAGCAGTATGAAGAAGGAATATCCAGGATTCTTAAGG comes from Papaver somniferum cultivar HN1 chromosome 7, ASM357369v1, whole genome shotgun sequence and encodes:
- the LOC113300512 gene encoding uncharacterized protein LOC113300512 isoform X1, encoding MQRMMENRDLNLEYSHQQLGFDLGHSNDFDLGNTVVHELQSFSLQQNHHDVNNNRNNQIVLDLGQNLYPEHCGSVDDEQDHSLGWGDDNELGIVVVSDNGNDFQQNSELVVYENQEMGLEAAATNDDMVQQHQLLLTSPVVQSRELAPNPNYELALGHEFSDVKSCRRAVRDAAIALHFEIQTVKSDKTRFTAKCASEGCPWRVHAAKLPGVPTFTIRTINEGHTCGGITHLGHHQASVQWIANTVEQRLRENPECKPKDILEEIHRAHGITLSYKQAWRGKERVMAAVRGSFGEEYRLLPKYCDQIKQTNPGSIASVYGNPLDSCFQRLFVSFQASIFGFVNSCRPLLGLDRTLLKSKYLGTLLFATGFDGDGALFPLAFGVVDEESDDNWMWFLSELHNLLEANTENMPMLTFLSDRHKGIVDGVEANFPTAFHGFCMRYLSDCFRKEFNNTILVNLLWEASWALTVFEFDAKIMEIEKIAQDAARWIREIPPRLWATAHFQGSRSAQLTANIVESLNSWITEASGLPVIQMMECIRRKLMTWFNERRETSMQWTTILVPSSERRVAEALERACSYQALRANEAEFQVISHEGTNIVNIRSRCCSCNGWQHYGLPCAHAVAALLSCGQNVHRFTESCFTVTTYRKAYSQTLHPVPDKTLWKESSENGDPAAEVLIKPPKSLRPPGRPRKKRALTEDHGRVKRVVRCSRCNQTGHFRSTCAAPM
- the LOC113300512 gene encoding uncharacterized protein LOC113300512 isoform X2; the encoded protein is MMENRDLNLEYSHQQLGFDLGHSNDFDLGNTVVHELQSFSLQQNHHDVNNNRNNQIVLDLGQNLYPEHCGSVDDEQDHSLGWGDDNELGIVVVSDNGNDFQQNSELVVYENQEMGLEAAATNDDMVQQHQLLLTSPVVQSRELAPNPNYELALGHEFSDVKSCRRAVRDAAIALHFEIQTVKSDKTRFTAKCASEGCPWRVHAAKLPGVPTFTIRTINEGHTCGGITHLGHHQASVQWIANTVEQRLRENPECKPKDILEEIHRAHGITLSYKQAWRGKERVMAAVRGSFGEEYRLLPKYCDQIKQTNPGSIASVYGNPLDSCFQRLFVSFQASIFGFVNSCRPLLGLDRTLLKSKYLGTLLFATGFDGDGALFPLAFGVVDEESDDNWMWFLSELHNLLEANTENMPMLTFLSDRHKGIVDGVEANFPTAFHGFCMRYLSDCFRKEFNNTILVNLLWEASWALTVFEFDAKIMEIEKIAQDAARWIREIPPRLWATAHFQGSRSAQLTANIVESLNSWITEASGLPVIQMMECIRRKLMTWFNERRETSMQWTTILVPSSERRVAEALERACSYQALRANEAEFQVISHEGTNIVNIRSRCCSCNGWQHYGLPCAHAVAALLSCGQNVHRFTESCFTVTTYRKAYSQTLHPVPDKTLWKESSENGDPAAEVLIKPPKSLRPPGRPRKKRALTEDHGRVKRVVRCSRCNQTGHFRSTCAAPM